The following proteins are encoded in a genomic region of Syngnathus acus chromosome 22, fSynAcu1.2, whole genome shotgun sequence:
- the zgc:194887 gene encoding fibrinogen-like protein 1-like protein, with the protein MVIFKVWLVLLLLPSLLGVNMEHLQGENLHLLPPDQHNVVMNYGMKVLPRDCHEMLMSSSGHARDGVYLIQPGDAPILVFCAMQEGGWTVVQHITVNSSVNFDRVWADYKRGFGDVTGDHWLGNEYLHQLSGGPVRYKLGVKLVDRDAVTKMGEYDPFLVEGESSAYRLRLGLFHGTAVDALTQDTENYLHDNQKFTTKDRDNDNYFQNCAKLEFQGVAGGGWWYDACAGANLNRRNVIYWQKDCNKERLCKYAWMMVKPSHTVKAVHCADCKKDEL; encoded by the exons ATGGTGATATTTAAAGTTTGGCTCGTGCTTTTGCTCTTGCCGAGTCTATTGGGAGTCAACATGGAGCATCTCCAAGGAGAGAATTTGCATCTGCTACCTCCTGATCAGCATAATGTGGTCATGAATTATGGAATGAAAG TGTTACCGAGAGATTGCCACGAAATGCTCATGAGCTCTTCAGGTCACGCCAGGGACGGCGTGTACCTGATCCAACCGGGGGACGCCCCAATCCTGGTCTTCTGCGCCATGCAGGAAGGAGGATGGACCGTAGTCCAGCACATCACCGTTAACAGTAGCGTCAATTTTGACCGAGTGTGGGCCGACTATAAACGAGGTTTCGGTGACGTCACTGGCGATCACTGGCTCGGGAATGAATACCTGCACCAGCTTAGTGGAGGCCCGGTACGCTACAAACTAGGAGTGAAACTCGTGGACCGAGACGCCGTGACAAAAATGGGGGAGTACGATCCGTTCCTGGTGGAGGGCGAGTCATCGGCGTACAGGTTGAGGCTGGGTTTGTTCCATGGCACGGCCGTGGACGCCCTCACCCAGGACACGGAGAACTACCTGCACGATAATCAAAAATTCACCACTAAGGACAGAGACAATGATAATTACTTCCAGAACTGTGCCAAGTTGGAGTTCCAGGGAGTGGCCGGTGGAGGTTGGTGGTACGACGCCTGCGCTGGTGCCAATCTGAACCGAAGAAATGTCATCTACTGGCAAAAGGACTGCAACAAAGAGCGATTGTGCAAGTACGCATGGatgatggtgaaaccgtcacaCACGGTTAAAGCTGTTCATTGCGCTGACTGCAAAAAGGATGAGTTATGA
- the chrm5a gene encoding muscarinic acetylcholine receptor M5a, giving the protein MEAAHAPNVTVNNSTMDIQVVTHNLWEVVAIATVSAIVSLITIVGNILVMLSFKVNSQLKTVNNYYLLSLAAADLIIGVFSMNLYTSYILMGYWALGNLSCDLWLAVDYVASNASVMNLLVISFDRYFSITRPLTYRAKRTPKRAGVMIGLAWLVSLVLWAPPILCWQYFVGKRTVPERQCQIQFFSEPIITFGTAIAAFYIPVSVMTILYCRIYKETEKRTKDLAELQGANQSTKPDVTRARISRSCFSCKLKSAAQDRTQASWSSSSHAAKSTASTNEEWSKTGPMTASNSYASSEDEDRSTLQPPLGNQVCEGGKSVAGSESEQLSSYDEDSFFQTPPKSNSQKSSKCVSYKFKPATKDALAPHRGKNGDAKTGSSSAESVNAPAAHSAFKDVTLKNQMTKRKRMVLIKERKAAQTLSAILLAFILTWTPYNIMVLISTFCSDCIPVSLWHLGYWLCYVNSTVNPMCYALCNKTFQKTFRMLLLCQWKKKRIEEKLYWYGQNPMVGAKLS; this is encoded by the coding sequence ATGGAAGCTGCGCATGCCCCAAATGTCACAGTAAACAACAGCACAATGGATATCCAAGTGGTCACGCACAATCTCTGGGAGGTGGTCGCCATAGCGACCGTGTCAGCCATTGTAAGTCTCATCACCATAGTGGGGAACATCCTGGTGATGCTCTCCTTTAAAGTCAACAGCCAACTCAAAACGGTGAACAATTACTACTTGCTGAGTCTGGCGGCTGCTGACCTCATTATCGGTGTCTTCTCCATGAACCTGTACACCTCCTACATCCTGATGGGTTACTGGGCCTTAGGCAATCTGTCATGTGACCTGTGGTTGGCTGTGGACTACGTGGCCAGTAACGCCTCAGTCATGAACTTGCTGGTGATCAGTTTCGACAGATACTTCTCAATCACCAGGCCTCTCACCTACAGAGCCAAACGGACTCCAAAGCGGGCCGGGGTCATGATAGGCTTAGCCTGGCTGGTGTCTCTTGTTTTGTGGGCACCGCCTATCCTATGCTGGCAATATTTTGTGGGCAAAAGAACCGTCCCCGAAAGACAATGCCAGATTCAGTTTTTCTCAGAGCCCATTATAACGTTTGGAACCGCTATTGCAGCGTTTTATATCCCCGTGTCAGTCATGACTATCCTCTACTGTCGGATCTATAAAGAAACAGAAAAACGGACCAAGGATTTAGCGGAGCTTCAGGGAGCGAATCAGTCCACAAAACCCGACGTCACCCGGGCACGGATCAGTCGATCGTGTTTCAGCTGCAAGCTAAAATCTGCGGCGCAGGACCGCACCCAAGCCTCATGGTCATCCTCAAGCCACGCCGCCAAGTCCACCGCCTCCACCAACGAGGAGTGGTCCAAGACCGGTCCCATGACCGCCTCCAATAGCTACGCGTCCTCAGAAGATGAAGACAGGTCCACCTTGCAGCCCCCTTTGGGGAACCAAGTTTGCGAGGGCGGTAAGAGCGTGGCGGGGAGCGAGAGCGAACAGCTAAGCAGCTACGACGAGGACAGCTTCTTCCAAACGCCGCCCAAAAGCAACTCTCAGAAGAGTAGCAAGTGCGTGTCGTACAAATTCAAACCCGCCACCAAAGACGCCTTGGCCCCGCACCGGGGCAAAAACGGCGATGCCAAAACCGGGTCATCCTCGGCGGAGTCGGTCAACGCTCCGGCCGCCCATTCGGCGTTCAAGGATGTCACGCTGAAGAACCAGATgacaaagaggaagaggatggtGCTGATTAAAGAGAGGAAGGCAGCGCAGACCCTCAGCGCCATCCTCCTGGCGTTCATCCTAACATGGACGCCGTATAACATCATGGTGCTGATATCCACTTTCTGCTCAGACTGCATCCCCGTGTCCCTGTGGCATCTGGGCTACTGGCTGTGCTACGTCAACAGCACCGTCAACCCAATGTGCTACGCCCTCTGCAACAAAACCTTCCAAAAGACCTTCCGCATGCTTCTACTCTGCcagtggaagaagaagcggaTTGAGGAGAAACTCTACTGGTACGGACAAAACCCAATGGTCGGTGCCAAACTTTCTTGA